The sequence below is a genomic window from Ipomoea triloba cultivar NCNSP0323 chromosome 2, ASM357664v1.
TTACCTAACGTGGAGGTGTTGGACTACATAAATATACATGCTCATGTCATCTCATTTTGTGTCagattctatttaaatttttattctaatttttataattttaattttgttgtaaTTCATTGTATCATGGGAAATTGACGTTTCAAGACTTATAACACCATCGGAAGGAAGCAAGGTAATTTTAAGGAAAGTACATGTGTTTCAcacgtcttttttttttttttttttgaggatttttgtttttgttttttgaatattCGCAATAGGCTCACTCTTAATTGGTATTGTGGTttagcaattgttataccatgagtTGGGGTTCACCTTACATTGTGAACCTTGATTCAAAATGACATtaagattatatatttgtagttAATATTTAGATAAGATTTCGCAATAAAATAGGGAACCTGGTCAATGATATAATTCGCAGTGAGTTGGTTATTACAACTGAAAAACTTATGATAGTGGAGTAAGCAATTAAGGATTTAATATGTTTAGCCAACATATTTGTCTGTTGTAACCGGATTATATAAGTTGTATACACTATATTAAAATAACAGATTTTATCTTTCGAAGTATTACAACTATAGAAGTCATGCACTTAattattttgaacttttttttttatttcatattcaCATTTCTCTCATTTGGTCTACCCAATCACATATACCTCTCGTTGAACCAATTTCTAGGTCCATGCGTGTATATCTACAAAATGGTAGgcaagattatatatttaatatatgtgtGCATGTTtctgcacatatatatatatatatatatatatatatatatatatatatatatatatatatatatatatatatatatatatatatatataatgtatacgTTTTGAAGACATCATGGAATCCGTCATCATCCATCCATACATAGTTTTTAATTAAgatcctaactatatatattatagtctAATACCCCTTTTACCTTTTTCTCACATTTGAGTCTACTTATTAACATGTTTAtcctttttaatttctttatgtGGTGATCACATAAACTATTATAAgtcattaaaaatatatacataacaattaataatcactaaatttcaataTGATTGCTACTATGATATTACAACACCCGGGACCCCTAACTAAGATTACTcttaataaattaaacatttataacttaaaaaaattctaattttggCCACTTAACTAAACTTTCACATGCGATTATTTGATGATTTCGTATACTTTTATATGAATGGTATTATTagatacggagtatttgatTAAAGGAATTGTATAGCACTTCCCCTATTCTTCCTATAAAGTTAAGCATCTTTCTTTTTAAGTATGCATGCATGTCCCAAAAACATTatctgatttttaaaaataattgtcacAAATAATTGAGAGTAGGTACATGTCAAGACCTAAGTATGTGCTTCCATtcaagaaaattattatgatataaAATAAGTCATTATCATTAGAAGATGATAATCGTAGTTGGACCCAATATCTTGACAACCTAAATAACAGGCTtgaatctaaataaataattattacgaagagtcaaacttaaaattttatgattattacGAAATTAAATTTTCGACTAACTTGTCTAGAGTATTATGTAGGATCCAATATCATATCCCCTTGATTAATACCccaataatcaattaaaaaaatacttatggAATAATGGATTGTAGGAGACCAATCATCCAAAACACCAAttcaacaaattattaattattttaattgtttcagAATTTAGGTGAATGTTAATAGGACATGCAATAAATAGGTCACGTGTTGCAGTGAAGCCCGAATGTTGGCGCTCACGTGTACTACAAATGGTGTCCCCGTGATGAAGTGGGCATGATGTGATCGAAGCCCAATTGCAAGTTCCACTTCACCTCATTGCTCCAGAACTTGCTGAATAGGATACCTCCTTTTCTTTCTTGCTTCAAATTCTATCTGCACAAAGGTGTAGTTTACGTGGAAAACTAGTCTTTTTTctttacacacaaaaaaaaagtcaatgatTATATAgggaaattaaaattgtattattggtTTCGAACTATAATGTGATAGTGAATTCAATTTCGTTTCTGTATAATAAACGTTGTTACTATTTTTGGTTTtagagttatttttaaaattgtgctTTTAGTTTCTTCATTATTTGGTTTGCTAAAATTTAGGGTGTATTTGATTTGAACATGAGAATTGTATTGAGAATAGAAATCaattaaatacttggtaatgaatTTTTGATCGGTTTGTTATTCAACAAAATTTCTAGTTGatcatgtttaatttgttaatggatttttgttttctatttttatattcCTGCCAAATTGTGATCCAACCCCACAACTTAGTGGCAGGAAATGTAATCCACTGACATGTGTTTATCCATTTCTAGTAATTAAGTCATCAAGTTATAGTGCGATTGGAaggaaataagaaataatattccATTATTAGTCTTGTTAACCAAAAGTTTCTAAAGAgtaattgtaaattttaataaaactgTTAATATAGGGATCGAAAATACCACTTCTCAAATAATTAAAGGACCAAACGTAAtgatatttataatatagaGACTAAGTTTTCTATTAATTACTCTTTGATTCGaaaatcaaaagtaaaatgttgttcaaaaagaagaagaagaataagagatcACACAACGTGCTACTACAACATGTAACCTTAATTAATTGCATTAGACATACAATTTAAGAGATGTACAATGAGATATTattcactaattaaaaaaaaaaaaagcttcataAAAATTGATGGATTGGATACATGTGAACTGGTATTTAACCTCTGTTCAAGTAGTTGGCCCAAAAGCAAACTTAAAGAACATGTTATTTCACTTATGAAAAGTGTAGTTAGGATCGGAGATCCTAATTTAGTTttaagaaatcatttttcttattatttaggCAACCGTTTTTCTTATATGCTTTAGACGAGAATGAAGGGGTCGAAGGAGAGGAGAACGACGAAGACGATGAATGTTGGAGCCTAAGATTATATTAGCTGAGGAACATGATGAAATGGTTGTACCAGTAGGTAGGTCATTGTCCATACAGATAACTCAATTGATTCTTGAGTAGCAAATTGTCCAAACAGCTAAGTAATCCGCGTtatttacatacatatatagatgcCATATTACATAGGacatatatgttaattaaaggaggtggtggtggtggtggacaTTTTTTGCGTGTGTCCAATGTGGATCTGTGTTTGTTGTCTTCTTCAATTCCCATTTACTTACAGCCGTTACCATACCTTTCTTATTTATTATGCTTTCTCAAATTCGTGGACACCATTCGCATTCACAAACCcaacttaatattatatatattttataccgTACGTGCATACCTATCctttgcattattttttttatttaatttaaattgtaatattttatatatttttcactATGTTAAAAAACCATTTctttggcaaattatattaaattttaaattatctaATATGATATCTTTATTAACTTTTAGTAAAAACTGAATTGACAATTCATATATTCTTTTTGGaataacataattttgtttGAATCGATTTTATTCCCAGGTCATTTTCATAGCCATTattgttatttgatattttgtgaCTCGCTTGGAACTTGCATTGCATACTAACTGCTTATCAACGGCATCTTAAATGGAAAGATCAATGTCTTGTGCCCATAAGGAACACACCACATTGGGTATAATTCTCATActgtatttttcaaaatatcaacgGCATCTTAAGTGGAAAGATCAATGTCTTGACTATCGCttaaaaccaaaaccaaacacaaaaCCAGAAAAATCTCATCACAGAGAGTTGAATGATACTCCTGAAGGAATCATATATAACAGCAGGATCCTTAATTGCTTGTGTGCATATATGTTTCAACGTGATGTAATTAAGGTCAACATTTGAGTCATAGGTTAGGTTAATTAAACCAATAATTAAGTCCTATATATTCCGGATTAGTACGTATTCCGGATTTAATATATGGAAAGCGAAACTTAGGGCGTGATCTCGCCCCAGGATTAGTCAAACTTAGGATGATGTTTCACTTTATAAGTGGTAACCCTGGGGGCCCACAATGTTTACGCCCCATCCAATAGGGAATCGCCACAATTCACTTTGTGGATTTGCATGCAATTGCGGGCGGGCATATGATTTCGACATTTCCTAATTCCCCAATTTCACAGGACACTATCTAACTAACCAATTCATCACCCATCCCAATCCAGATCCTCACTAAACCAATTTAAGTTGTCTATAATTAACCAATCAAATTAAGaagattaataaattacttttacagaaaattgaacttgtaactttatgattattaaattaaaagtctGATCAATTTAACTGAAATTGCTTCATGTTTTACCAATCTTAAGTCAGGTAACAAAAAACCAAGATATCTACAACCtaagaaacaaaatgaaagagCTTTTCTTGTTTCCCCCAGAATCAAAGGCTTTTTGTTGTTGTAAAATCTAAGAGAAAACAGAGACCTGTTTGTcggcatacatatatatgttggtTGAAAAGATTGGAACCAATTATATTCATGGACAACATTATGTTGCCTACTTTGGTTGTGTCACAGTATCAGGAATAGAAAAACAAATAGTGCATAATAGTATACACATGAAGtatgacatttaattttatttacaacaGAAAACAGATGATCTGATGTGTACATTACAGAGCTGTAGAGATTATTCAATGTACTCAATCTACAAGTATAtactctctctctttctatcATGCACATAATAATGTGAAAGAATAAGCAGAAACCAGCTGAGCTTCAATCCTAATAACTACGTCCACAAAGCTACAAGCTGGCCATCTCTGAAAACCTCTCACAtggaaataagaaaaagaaaaaagaaatgaatatgtaGTAAAAAGTGATGAGAGAGATTCCGGGGATGTATCAGTAACTATCCCACTGGTAAATCTCGTCTTTAATGGCGGAAATGAATTAGGCCTGGGTGGCTAAGTCCTTGGCATTGATGAATGTGCCGTGGAAACCATAGGGGACTCTTGATGGGAGTTTCACGGTGGCTTCGAGCTTTAAGGTCTGTGCATTCACAATCTGGAGCTCTGATTTCCAGGCCTTCTCGTCGTGGACGAAGGCTAGGATGTAACCGTCGTCTTCGGCGGCGGAGCTGCCGGGGAGAAACATAGGCTCGCCGCCGTATTTCTCATCGCCGTAGATGAATTTCTTGACTTCGCCGGTGAAAAGGTCGACTTTTGCGAACCCGGAGACTTTAGGCCAGGGCTCCGCGATGGCCAAATACGCGTACCGGGTTTTCCGGCCCAGTTTGTTTCTGTTTACCATTCCCGCCTCCAAATTCACCTGATCTTCCGGGTCTTGAATGATCGGTTTTCGGGTGGATTTACCGGTTTTCAGATTGAGCCGGATTTCGGAGAGCACGCTCTTTAATCCCTCATCGCATTcgttgaaaatggagtcgggtGGGGTCATACACGACCCGATCACGACAATCTCATCCGTTTCCGGCTCCTCCCACGCGTTCCAGAGATGGAAACAGAAACAATCCGGCACTTCTATCCACTTCATTTCCGAGGAATCTTTAGCGTATTTGTTTAGTACTCCGAACCTGGCTACCTTGTTTTTGTCGTACACCACCGGAGACCCGCCGTGGATCATCTCGGAAATCTTGAACACCACTTGCTGGTCGGGGACGACCACGAAATTCTCGGTTATGGCGAAATCGTGCATCATTGTGGGGTCCGGGACCGGGATTTCAATGTCCGGGGATTTCTCCCCGGTTTTTGAGAACCGGAAATACTTTAAATACGGCTTTTGAATCACGTCGTAGCTTAGAGCGAAGAGCTCGCCGGAAACAGGGTCGAGTTTTGGGTGAGCGATCATTGTGGAATTTAGTTGGCCGTTAAAGTCGTATCTTTCCACGGTTTTCAGGTCGCCGCCGGGCGTGACTCGCACGTGGTACGGTAAATCGTCTTCCGACATGGCGAGTAGGCGGTTATTGAAATAGACCAGCCCGGCGTTGGCCACTCCGGTTCCTTTGCTGTGATCGACCAGCCCGAAAAGCCCGCGGGCGTAGAAAAGCATGAGGCGAGCTATTCCAGTGTGGCCGTGGAGCTCCCCAATGGCTTTGGGGAAAACGGGCTTGCCCACGGCCCGTTCCTGGACCAATCTCTGCGTCTCCGTGAACCGGCAAGCGTAACTAACGGCCCCCTTATTGAACTTCACGGCGTGAACCATTCCGTCACCGTCAAAGAAGTGGTGACCGGCTACCGGCTCGTAGTGCGGGTTAGCCCCGTTTCTCACGTACACCCCCTGAATACACTCCGGGATTTTCCCGACCACCGGAAGCCCCTGCCGGACCGCCTGCTCCGTCACCGGAGCAAAATTCCCGGCAATCTGAACCCTCGGGTCCGCCGTTTTCGGCAAAGGGTGCTCAAGCTCATGCGCCGTTAACCCTCCCTCCACTGCATCCAAGGCCATTGCAGCCATCCTCTGAAACAAATTCCACCGCGGAgccgccggagaagaagaagaacaccGTTCCTCCACCGGAGACGCAACGGCGCCGCCTGAACTCAATCCGGTAACCGGACTGGAAGTCTGCTTGGGAAAATGGAGCAGAGAAGGAGTTTGCAGAGAGCAATTAACTCTCACGCTCTTTCTACTACACAACCTGGGCTTACAACTTATGGCAGTAGAAGCTGCAGTACTGTAATTCGCCATGGCTGCCAATATTTTCTGCAAATTAAATTCTTGATTGTGATTGTATAATATTTTCTGAGTGTTGTAGCTCTGAGGAAAGAAAGAAGACTACTGGGAATGATGAGTGTGAGTTTTGAGGAGAGATTGGAGAGATGAAAGAGTATATATAGAAAGGATTGGGGACCACTTCATATATATTGAGAGCGACCACGTGTTGGATATGCGTTAAACTCCTCATCCCTACACTTATATTGCCATTTTTATGTCCATATCATCATTTCACTATAAAACAATCTATACATAATACAtccaattattatatattcaaactccaatatttcaaatatatagtAAAAGACTATATTATTCCCATATAATAACCCCTACTCCCTAAActactatgtatatatacaacGCTCTCGACAAACATAAGACACGTTTGAGAGAATGATTGAAGTTATTGTTTggatgaattgtaattcaattaattCACTCTAATCGTAACAATTGCAACAATAATGATATAATTAGGTCACTTTAATTTCACCAGCAAGGCTCtacttgctttaatttttattgttcTAGAGAAAGTCATAGTTAATAGGTTAAAGCCACCATGATTGGATAtgataaaacaaattaaataattaatttattctaCCTGTCAAAACAGCCTAACCACCAGTCTAcccattttctattttcctCAACATACGGCAGAGGAAAAGGCTttattaattgacaaaattgagtcaattattttatagtatatatttcaaatttaaacatTCTCTTGCCATTTAGTACGGTAactcaatgtagtatctatttataattattttcttaaggtactgaagcacaaagagtcaacccAAGTCATTAAACTACCAATCAACAATAAGTATTACCACTTGCGGTATAATGATTTTGaccatattaaattattaaatgataaaaaagggttaatgtttttaaaattatctcaaattttctttttagatagGACAATACATACGTTTTTctatattgaatattttatagTTTTACAATACCATAAAATGACAGctttttttgttgtaaatataatgacaattattttcaaaaaaaaatgtcattgtcTATTgacatgttcaatattataaaACTTCTTCATATAGAAATTAAACATTTGAAGTCAATAAAACATTTGAAGTCAATAAAGAATATCCAATGGGAATTCGACTTGGAAAAGAAGTAAAGATATAGGCTACTGTgttattggaaaaaaaaaatgataagtaAAGGTACTAAGCAAAAACTTTCGGTAAAGGTGGGGTCCATGGTTGTAGACGATAGGACCATTCTTGACTCGGCCAAACCCCGCGTTCCTTCCTTTAACTCCGGTCACGCCCCACCCACGTGGCGGTTTAAACCTAAATCTTGGTCGCCATCAATTGTCCCACACGTTGGCGCACCCAAACGCCCCCTTacccatttttattttactcaCCAATCACTATGacttataattcttttttttttttcttttggaaatgtttatatataattatatatgatacTATTATTAGTAAGAGTAGGAGACTTGAAAAttagtattcttttttttttttactagtggattatttttaggaatacaatgtggttttttttttttaattttaatttacatttttctaTAATATCTATGTATGTGTCTCTTTTTGTTTGCATATGACATCACACCTTCATAGTTATGgataattattacggagtacaatCTTATTAAAAGGTGCtaaggtttttattttttttttatttttataataatatcgAAGTTGAATGTCAATTTTACTAAAAGGCTTACATAAGCATTAACTATTTTTTAGGTACATCAAAGTTTAAGGATTACAAAAGTAAACGCAAAGAAAAGAGGAACCAACCTAAATTGAAAATTGTTTCTAGGATTTAACTCCTTTGACATATAAGTGTCTAATATAATTCTCTCTGAGTTCGCTAATTAATATGCGACATGAAGATAACATATAGTATTATGAAGTAtgtaaaaatatcatatttctAAAATAGAAAGCAGCAATGATCGTTCAGTCACTAACACAACATATGCAAATTACAAATATACCCTCTtcacttttttatttgaattacaaaaaatgacatttttacaTGCAACCTTGTATTAGTTCcagaatattatatattatcagtaaattatagtatatattaaatttaattatttacaatacAATGAAGTTCTTGCTTTGTTGCGCAAAGGGGTGGAACTTGACGTTtgtgaattttaaaatgtaacCTTTGAAATGCAAGAGTTATAAAGTTGAaagatttattaatttaaaggGTTACTTGgtaatttattctatttttataaaCGCACTACATATATATGGCATTATCCTCGTATGTATATAAGGAATTAAACAACCTCAaaaaaagacaaataaaatTGCGAGGTTTGCAACTGCCGCATGATGtacaattatattgttttataacaactttaattttataataatggcGATTATTTAGTACGACTGTTAGTTGTAGAATTTGatatgaatttttcaaaatgaAGTGGCCTGAAATGAAGCTTTAGATGGAGAATTTTTAACCACAACATTTTAGCCAATGCCAGTGTTGTTCAATAAAGGTTtagttttgtttaatttaattaattattgtagttaatttaataaaattcagaATTAATTATTAACATCGATTTACAAAATCGTTAACAATGATCCGAGAATGGTATTAGTTTACCTCTTTTATTCTCTCTCTCGCCTCCTCTTTCATTCCAATCCTTTCTTTATAATAGTCGATAATCACTCAGAATTGTGTTAACAATTGATATGAGGTCAGGCCATCTCAAATTAGTAAAATTATcgatgacaaaaaaaaaaacactcttgATCTGAATACTTTACCATgatcttggtttttttttttaaggataaaaacttaattcattaGATCAACTGTTTACAAGGAAACTAGGGGGGTTATCAAACcattccccgcaacctgacacaAAACTGAGATTCATTCTTTTAATCAATTAATGAACATATTAACACAAGCTAGCTTACTACCATATTTTgtaacatgtatatataattcccaaacaaaaaataatctcattttttttaaacattcaaCTAATACTATGAacatacattttatatatatatatatatatatatatatatatattctatatataatatatgttactTAAACAATACATTAACATTGAAGATTCCTTTCTTCACCAATGtaattattgtaattaatatCATATTACACAATGGATTAATTTAATTGTGTCCGCGATCCCCGTGCATGTTATATATGGATTTGTCTGTGCTTATAATATATAGTCTTGGTAGATCACAATTATGGActtctaataatttatttagtttCGGTATTATTTATCCTCTTAAAACATAGTTGTTCAACGTTAATCTTATTATCGATCATCagctctttttatttatttattaatttttggtaGTTTATTAGATAATGTGTTGCCTTTTTTGATCTGAGGAAATGTTCAGGCTTTGTGTTCTCGATCTTCATATATGCCGCCATTCTTAATTGAATCTTGATGTTATTAAGCCTCTTTTGATGTCATTGATGTTGATCAGAGAAAATGTTCAAGCTGTGTGTGCTCCATCTTCATGTATGCCGTCATTCTTAATTGAATCTTTGATTTACTAAAAATTCTGAAGCTGCTATTTAAATGTATGTGCATTCTAAATGAAACTCATTTTATGATCATAGTTAACCGATAAAGCATTACAATGAAGTAAACTAACCTAAATTATCTATAGTTGATCGGCTCAGATCAAGATGACCAATAGACTTTTCTCATAATAAGGAAATGTTCTTAAATGAATCTTGatgttatacatacatacatatatatatacatatatatatatatatatatatatatatatatatatcattgctATTTGATCTTTTGTCAAAATACAAACTCTCTATTACAATTAATGAGTAAGCCCGCAAAGTCGGACACTTATTCAAGAGAAAGCTAGCCTAACCTAGAACTCTTTAACATGGCGCGCACCCTAAATTCCAACCTTATAATTGTATTAGCAATTTGCTTATCAACTATTTTAAGATGATGGATTCATTACTAAGGGGTTTAATTTCAAAGTTATTGCTACTTAAGTGTGATTAAGattaattaatgatgttttTAGTTTGAGATTAGAATTGGGATTTGATTACTTATGGTTATTACCTAATTGTGAAGCCCTTAAACATTATAGTGGTCCTCGAATAATCTTAAGTAGTTGGCACATGAAGGCTGCATGAAGCGCAGCAATTATTTTGAAGTATCAAACAAaggaaattataatttataatttataatttataaattaaatttgtaatggAGTAGTCGCACGACGaattgaaaatgtttttttaatgaaaaaataatgttgagTTCTGGGAATATATAAAGTGTCAGTTAATTAACTAATTGCCGTTGGTATTGATTAATCTGAATAATAACTACttcaaaagaaatttaaaaaagttaGTTATATATGAAAGTAACTACTTAACCGTAGTGCACGTTGGAGACATGCAAGTAGTGTTAGTTTATAGTAGTTCATGCATGTAATCCATGTTGTATTGGTGAATTGGTGAAATAAATTATATCCCTTCTTCATAAATAAGAGTTTGAATTCAAACCTTAAGAACATGTTGgattcacaaaataaattaaaaatagaccTATTTCGCCAGCTCCTATGTCCAATTCTCGAAAATAGTATTACTAGGAATGGTCTATccctcacacacacacacatataaattaatatattgcgtatttatatttatatattgaaatacaattcttaaaatctatttttattcattataaGCCGGTGCCTTCTACGTTTGGCCTGATTACTGAAGATATTAAAGAAGCTTGTGGTGCGCTAAGAGTCATAAGCTAAGCTTCCAATACGTGAGACGGTTTGCAAATCATGTTGCCCATATATAGCATTGCTAGTGAAGCTAAGTTGTTAATTTTCATGTCAAACTGTATGGAATGGCATAACATTCCTCCTATGTTTATTGTAAACCTTTTAAGCAGTcatttaatgaattaaatttttttcctttaaaaaaaccTATTTCTTCACCGAATCAAACAATAGAACAAAATTTCTATTATATTCCTTCCATATTTCATTCCTTATATATAGAATGTGATTTGTATCTTTCCAAAATTCATTCATTCCATATAGAATATGATTCGTATCCGTTCAAAATTCATTCTATGAACTAAACATGCTATAAAAATCGTTAcaaaatatgtgtatatataataaaaaattgtgatatatatatatatatatatatatatatatatatatatatatatatatatatatatatatatatatatatatatatatatatatatatatatatatNNNNNNNNNNNNNNNNNNNNNNNNNNNNNNNNNNNNNNNNNNNNNNNNNNNNNNNNNNNNNNNNNNNNNNNNNNNNNNNNNNNNNNNNNNNNNNNNNNNNNNNNNNNNNNNNNNNNNNNNNNNNNNNNNNNNNNNNNNNNNNNNNNNNNNNNNNNNNNNNNNNNNNNNNNNNNNNNNNNNNNNNNNNNNNNNNNNNNNNNNNNNNNNNNNNNNNNNNNNNNNNNNNNNNNNNNNNNNNNNNNNNNNNNNNNNNNNNNNNNNNNNNNNNNNNNNNNNNNNNNNNNNNNNNNNNNNNNNNNNNNNNNNNNNNNNNNNNNNNNNNNNNNNNNNNNNNNNNNNNNNNNNNNNNNNNNNNNNNNNNNNNNNNNNNNNNNNNNNNNNNNNNNNNNNNNNNNNNNNNNNNNNNNNNNNNNNNNNNNNNNNNNNNNNNNNNNNNNNNNNNNNNNNNNNNNNNNNNNNNNNNNNNNNNNNNNNNNNNNNNNNNNNNNNNNNNNNNNNNNNNNNNNNNNNNNNNNNNNNNNNNNNNNNNNNNNNNNNNNNNNNNNNNNNNNNNNNNNNNNNNNNNNNNNNNNNNNNNNNNNNNNNNNNNNNNNNNNNNNNNNNNNNNNNNNNNNNNNNNNNNNNNNNNNNNNNNNNNNNNNNNNNNNNNNNNNNNNNNNNNNNNNNNNNNNNNNNNNNNNNNNNNNNNNNNNNNNNNNNNNNNNNNNNNNNNNNNNNNNNNNNNNNNNNNNNNNNNNNNNNNNNNNNNNNNNNNNNNNNNNNNNNNNNNNNNNNNNNNNNNNNNNNNNNNNNNNNNNNNNNNNNNNNNNNNNNNNNNNNNNNNNNNNNNNNNNNNNNNNNNNNNNNNNNNNNNNNNNNNNNNNNNNNNNNNNNNNNNNNNNNNNNNNNNNNNNNNNNNNNNNNNNNNNNNNNNNNNNNNNNNNNNNNNNNNNNNNNNNNNNNNNNNNNNNNNNNNNNNNNNNNNNNNNNNNNNNNNNNNNNNNNNNNNNNNNNNNNNNNNNNNNNNNNNNNNNNNNNNNNNNNNNNNNNNNNNNNNNNNNNNNNNNNNNNNNNNNNNNNNNNNNNNNNNNNNNNNNNNNNNNNNNNNNNNNNNNNNNNNNNNNNNNNNNNNNNNNNNNNNNNNNNNNNNNNNNNNNNNNNNNNNNNNNNNNNNNNNNNNNNNNNNNNNNNNNNNNNNNNNNNNNNNNNNNNNNNNNNNNNNNNNNNNNNNNNNNNNNNNNNNNNNNNNNNNNNNNNNNNNNNNNNNNNNNNNNNNNNNNNNNNNNNNNNNNNNNNNNNNNNNNNNNNNNNNNNNNNNNNNNNNNNNNNNNNNNNNNNNNNNNNNNNNNNNNNNNNNNNNNNNNNNNNNNNNNNNNNNNNNNNNNNNNNNNNNNNNNNNNNNNNNNNNNNNNNNNNNNNNNNNNNNNNNNNNNNNNNNNNNNNNNNNNNNNNNNNNNNNNNNNNNNNNNNNNNNNNNNNNNNNNNNNNNNNNNNNNNNNNNNNNNaaaa
It includes:
- the LOC116010384 gene encoding 9-cis-epoxycarotenoid dioxygenase NCED1, chloroplastic-like gives rise to the protein MANYSTAASTAISCKPRLCSRKSVRVNCSLQTPSLLHFPKQTSSPVTGLSSGGAVASPVEERCSSSSPAAPRWNLFQRMAAMALDAVEGGLTAHELEHPLPKTADPRVQIAGNFAPVTEQAVRQGLPVVGKIPECIQGVYVRNGANPHYEPVAGHHFFDGDGMVHAVKFNKGAVSYACRFTETQRLVQERAVGKPVFPKAIGELHGHTGIARLMLFYARGLFGLVDHSKGTGVANAGLVYFNNRLLAMSEDDLPYHVRVTPGGDLKTVERYDFNGQLNSTMIAHPKLDPVSGELFALSYDVIQKPYLKYFRFSKTGEKSPDIEIPVPDPTMMHDFAITENFVVVPDQQVVFKISEMIHGGSPVVYDKNKVARFGVLNKYAKDSSEMKWIEVPDCFCFHLWNAWEEPETDEIVVIGSCMTPPDSIFNECDEGLKSVLSEIRLNLKTGKSTRKPIIQDPEDQVNLEAGMVNRNKLGRKTRYAYLAIAEPWPKVSGFAKVDLFTGEVKKFIYGDEKYGGEPMFLPGSSAAEDDGYILAFVHDEKAWKSELQIVNAQTLKLEATVKLPSRVPYGFHGTFINAKDLATQA